A window of Synechococcus sp. UW179A contains these coding sequences:
- a CDS encoding cyclic nucleotide-binding domain-containing protein yields the protein MNAESLLLLQALEGVVDQAFADVQPCTFAPGVSLIQEGETPDGLLLISSGVVQASWEGLSALEGPLLGPGSVLGDISFLLGGVARASVKAREPVEALRLSQFALHALMESNPAQGMRVFKALAAINAQRLLSQTHSHGLDGVAGLGAPSLMPPELAAAVLRFKQCAAAVEADFRRSDPDAGLRRDLAAAFDTLVRLTGSLFPALSGETPAPDSPALQALRIELLPYLLLTRSAERMYRKPRGYAGDFLTIAWMYADEPGGAGDLGTLLDRCFLNQPAARAVRNRRGLLREELQRALTLTDHRPLRVTSLACGPAAEIFDILLQDSDLADQVQFTLVDVDQQALDYVRERLVREGLETVVRLERRNLLHLCIGRQKLDLEPQHLIYSIGLIDYFDDRIVTRLQAWIHSCLEPGGRSILGNFHIDNPTRGLMDHLLDWRLIHRDQPAMVKLAESAGFPVGLTQCRFEEAGVNLFSIATREH from the coding sequence TTGAACGCCGAATCGTTACTGCTACTTCAGGCTCTTGAAGGGGTTGTTGATCAGGCGTTTGCTGATGTGCAGCCTTGCACTTTTGCTCCAGGGGTCAGCCTGATACAGGAGGGTGAGACTCCGGATGGCCTGCTTCTGATCTCATCAGGTGTGGTCCAGGCCAGTTGGGAGGGACTGTCGGCGCTGGAGGGCCCGCTGCTCGGCCCTGGCAGCGTGCTCGGAGATATCTCCTTTCTGTTGGGTGGTGTAGCCCGGGCCAGTGTGAAGGCACGTGAGCCGGTTGAGGCTCTGCGTCTCTCGCAGTTCGCTCTCCATGCCCTGATGGAGTCGAACCCTGCGCAGGGGATGCGTGTCTTCAAGGCTTTGGCCGCCATCAATGCCCAGCGTTTGCTCTCGCAGACCCACTCTCATGGCCTTGACGGGGTGGCAGGACTTGGCGCCCCCTCTCTGATGCCGCCGGAGTTGGCGGCTGCGGTGCTCCGCTTCAAGCAGTGTGCCGCTGCGGTGGAAGCCGATTTTCGCCGTAGTGATCCCGATGCTGGACTGCGCAGGGATCTGGCCGCAGCATTTGACACCCTGGTTCGCCTGACTGGCAGTCTTTTTCCAGCGCTTTCGGGGGAGACCCCGGCACCTGACAGCCCAGCTCTTCAGGCTCTGCGCATCGAATTGCTTCCCTATCTGTTGCTGACCCGTTCGGCGGAGAGGATGTATCGCAAGCCCCGTGGTTATGCGGGCGATTTCCTCACGATTGCCTGGATGTATGCCGATGAGCCTGGCGGTGCTGGAGATTTAGGCACACTGCTTGATCGCTGTTTCCTGAATCAGCCTGCGGCCAGGGCAGTACGCAATCGCCGTGGCTTGTTGCGGGAGGAGCTGCAACGCGCTCTGACACTCACCGATCATCGGCCGTTACGGGTCACAAGTCTGGCGTGTGGTCCGGCCGCCGAGATCTTTGACATTCTTCTGCAGGATTCCGATCTCGCTGATCAGGTGCAGTTCACATTGGTCGATGTTGACCAGCAGGCCCTTGATTATGTGCGCGAGCGTTTGGTTCGTGAGGGACTTGAGACAGTGGTGCGGCTTGAACGGCGTAATCTTCTGCATCTCTGCATTGGACGCCAGAAGCTGGATCTTGAGCCTCAGCACCTGATCTATTCCATCGGTTTGATTGATTATTTCGATGATCGGATTGTTACCCGTCTGCAGGCATGGATTCACTCTTGTCTGGAACCCGGCGGGCGTTCGATTCTGGGAAACTTTCACATTGATAATCCCACGCGTGGGCTGATGGATCACCTCCTTGACTGGCGTCTGATTCATCGCGATCAGCCAGCCATGGTGAAGCTGGCGGAGTCGGCTGGCTTCCCAGTCGGTCTCACTCAGTGCAGGTTTGAGGAAGCCGGCGTCAATCTGTTTTCGATTGCGACCCGCGAGCACTGA
- the speA gene encoding biosynthetic arginine decarboxylase, whose protein sequence is MVLSDANQPGREETEGRSAAITSWNIQDSSELYGLERWGHPYFSINLRGHMSVQPRGERGGSLDLVELVKGLQGRNLNLPLLIRFDDILEDRLESLHAAFERAITRYDYSGRYQGVFPVKCNQQCHVVEELVTCGKRWHFGLEAGSKAELLIALSLIDDPEALLICNGYKDQRYIETAILARRLGRRPVVVIEQADEVQRIIDASRELGAAPLIGIRARLSSRSTGRWGSSVGDKAKFGLPVPEILATVEALREAGLLAELRLLHFHVGSQINDIGVVKDALQEASRIYVELHKLGAPMGYLDVGGGLGIDYDGSRTATAASTNYSLQNYANDVVATVKEGCEPHGVAVPTLVSESGRAIASHFSVLVFNVLGTGGVPHSTPSRSEQESLIVGNLHDTLEGIKTLPNDGSADVSRLQEAWNDALKFKDDALAAFRLGYLSLTERSQAEQLTWACAKALVERLPEDAVLPEELQALPAVLALTYYANLSIFRSAPDTWAIQQLFPLMPIHRLGEKPTELGHFADLTCDSDGRLNRFIADGRSKQLLELHSLHSEEPYLIGMFLGGAYQEVMGNLHNLFGTTDAVHIRLAPGGAYQVDHVVRGDTNAEVLMAMEHNPESLLERLRIASERSIRANQLKIAEARRLMDHLEISLRQSTYLQN, encoded by the coding sequence ATGGTGCTCTCCGACGCCAACCAACCAGGACGTGAGGAGACAGAGGGACGATCAGCGGCGATCACTTCCTGGAATATTCAGGACAGTTCCGAGCTCTATGGACTCGAACGTTGGGGACATCCTTACTTCTCCATCAATCTGCGCGGCCATATGAGCGTGCAACCACGTGGAGAGCGTGGCGGCAGCCTGGATTTGGTGGAGCTGGTGAAAGGCCTGCAAGGCCGCAATCTCAACCTGCCACTACTGATCAGGTTTGATGACATCCTCGAAGACCGGCTGGAAAGCCTGCATGCCGCCTTCGAGCGAGCGATCACTCGATACGACTACAGCGGTCGTTACCAGGGCGTGTTCCCTGTGAAATGCAACCAGCAATGCCATGTTGTGGAGGAGCTGGTGACCTGCGGCAAGCGCTGGCACTTCGGTCTCGAAGCTGGCAGCAAGGCAGAACTGCTTATTGCCCTCTCGCTGATTGACGATCCCGAAGCCTTGCTGATCTGCAATGGCTACAAGGATCAGCGCTACATCGAAACGGCGATCCTGGCCAGGCGCCTTGGCAGGCGGCCAGTGGTCGTGATCGAGCAAGCCGATGAAGTGCAACGGATCATTGACGCTAGCCGGGAACTCGGGGCTGCACCTCTGATCGGGATCCGCGCTCGGCTGTCCAGCCGAAGCACTGGCCGCTGGGGTAGCTCGGTTGGTGATAAGGCCAAATTCGGGTTACCGGTTCCTGAGATCCTCGCCACTGTCGAAGCTCTACGCGAGGCAGGTCTGCTTGCAGAGCTGCGATTACTCCACTTCCATGTCGGCAGCCAAATCAACGACATCGGTGTCGTGAAGGACGCGCTGCAGGAGGCATCACGTATCTATGTGGAGCTGCACAAACTCGGCGCTCCGATGGGATATCTGGATGTGGGAGGAGGACTGGGTATTGATTACGACGGCAGTCGCACAGCAACGGCCGCCTCGACCAATTACTCGCTTCAGAACTACGCCAACGACGTGGTGGCCACAGTCAAGGAAGGCTGTGAACCCCACGGCGTAGCCGTCCCGACTCTGGTGAGCGAGAGCGGCCGGGCCATCGCCAGCCATTTCTCGGTCCTGGTCTTCAACGTTCTCGGAACCGGCGGAGTACCGCACTCCACACCGTCGCGCTCCGAGCAAGAGTCTCTGATAGTGGGCAACCTGCACGACACTTTGGAAGGGATCAAGACACTCCCAAATGACGGCAGTGCAGATGTGTCTCGACTGCAGGAAGCCTGGAATGATGCTCTCAAATTCAAAGACGATGCCTTAGCCGCATTCAGACTCGGCTATCTGAGCCTCACCGAGCGCAGCCAGGCGGAGCAGCTCACCTGGGCCTGTGCCAAAGCTCTGGTGGAAAGGCTCCCTGAAGACGCTGTGCTCCCCGAAGAACTTCAGGCCTTACCGGCTGTCCTTGCTCTCACTTACTACGCGAACCTGTCAATCTTTCGCTCTGCCCCCGACACCTGGGCGATTCAGCAGCTCTTCCCTCTGATGCCAATCCACCGGCTGGGGGAAAAACCGACTGAGCTCGGCCACTTTGCTGATCTCACCTGCGATTCCGATGGGCGCCTCAACCGCTTCATTGCCGATGGGCGCAGCAAGCAACTGCTGGAGCTGCATTCCCTCCATTCGGAAGAGCCCTATCTGATCGGGATGTTTCTGGGCGGGGCCTATCAGGAAGTGATGGGCAACCTGCACAACTTGTTCGGCACCACCGACGCGGTGCACATTCGTCTGGCACCAGGCGGTGCATACCAGGTGGATCACGTGGTTCGTGGCGACACCAACGCTGAGGTGCTGATGGCGATGGAACACAACCCGGAATCTCTGCTGGAACGACTGCGTATCGCCAGTGAGCGGTCCATCCGAGCTAACCAGCTCAAGATCGCCGAAGCACGACGACTCATGGACCATCTGGAGATCAGTTTGCGCCAGAGCACCTACCTGCAGAACTGA
- the gatB gene encoding Asp-tRNA(Asn)/Glu-tRNA(Gln) amidotransferase subunit GatB, translating to MSAPAATEQAWEAVIGLETHVQLGTDSKIFTAASTTFGDDPNTHIDPVVCGLPGTLPVLNQKVLEYAVKASMGLNLNVAEHCKFDRKQYFYPDLPKNYQITQYDEPIAEEGWIEVEVAEKGKDTYLKKIGIERLHMEEDAGKLVHAGSDRLAGSTHSLVDYNRAGVALAEIVSKPDLRTGREAAEYASEIRRIVRYIGVGDGNMQEGSLRCDVNISVRRGPDAPFGTKVEIKNMNSFSAIQKACEYEIKRQIKAYESGEPIVQETRLWDEGKQLTKSMRSKEGASDYRYFPDPDLGPVEVSVEQREAWRAELPELPAAKRHRYADDLGLSQYDARVLTDERPMADYFEAVVAAGADPKLAANWITGDIAAHVNSNRLSYTELPFRPDQLAEMVKLIDGGKISGKIAKEILPELLEKGGSPKAIVDERGLGMISDPAAITAIVEELLIAHPDEVEAFRGGKTKLQGFFVGQLMKKTGGKADPKLANQILSQKLKG from the coding sequence ATGTCGGCACCTGCAGCGACTGAACAGGCCTGGGAAGCTGTGATCGGACTAGAAACCCATGTGCAGCTGGGGACCGACAGCAAAATTTTTACGGCTGCTTCCACCACCTTCGGGGATGACCCCAACACGCATATCGATCCAGTGGTCTGCGGTTTGCCAGGAACCCTGCCGGTGCTGAACCAGAAGGTGCTCGAATATGCGGTGAAGGCCTCGATGGGCCTGAACCTGAATGTTGCCGAGCACTGCAAGTTCGATCGCAAGCAGTATTTCTATCCCGATCTGCCGAAGAATTACCAAATCACTCAATACGACGAGCCGATCGCGGAAGAGGGTTGGATTGAGGTGGAGGTGGCTGAAAAGGGCAAGGACACCTATCTCAAAAAGATCGGCATCGAGCGCCTTCACATGGAGGAAGATGCGGGCAAACTTGTGCACGCGGGCAGCGATCGTCTGGCTGGATCCACCCATTCGCTTGTCGATTACAACCGAGCTGGAGTGGCGCTCGCCGAAATCGTCAGTAAGCCCGATCTGCGCACGGGCCGGGAAGCGGCTGAATACGCGTCGGAGATTCGCCGGATTGTGCGTTACATCGGAGTTGGCGACGGCAACATGCAGGAAGGGTCGTTGCGCTGCGACGTGAACATCTCCGTCCGCCGTGGGCCGGATGCCCCTTTCGGCACCAAGGTGGAGATCAAGAACATGAACTCCTTCTCCGCAATTCAGAAGGCCTGCGAATACGAGATCAAGCGCCAGATCAAGGCTTATGAGAGCGGCGAACCGATCGTTCAGGAGACCCGCCTCTGGGATGAGGGCAAGCAGCTCACCAAGAGCATGCGCAGCAAAGAAGGGGCCAGCGATTACCGCTATTTCCCCGATCCTGATCTTGGCCCGGTCGAGGTGAGCGTTGAACAGCGTGAGGCTTGGAGAGCAGAGCTCCCCGAGTTGCCAGCCGCCAAGCGTCACCGCTACGCCGATGATCTGGGTCTGTCTCAGTACGACGCCCGCGTTCTCACCGATGAGCGTCCGATGGCGGATTACTTCGAGGCCGTTGTCGCTGCGGGAGCTGACCCCAAATTGGCCGCCAACTGGATCACGGGTGATATCGCTGCCCATGTAAACAGCAATCGTCTGAGTTACACAGAACTTCCTTTTCGTCCTGATCAGCTGGCGGAGATGGTGAAGCTGATCGACGGCGGCAAGATCAGCGGCAAGATCGCCAAGGAAATTCTCCCTGAACTGCTGGAAAAGGGCGGTTCACCCAAGGCGATCGTGGACGAACGCGGTCTGGGGATGATCAGCGACCCTGCGGCGATCACGGCAATTGTTGAGGAGCTCCTCATCGCTCATCCCGATGAAGTGGAGGCGTTCCGTGGTGGCAAGACCAAGCTTCAGGGCTTTTTTGTCGGCCAGCTGATGAAAAAGACCGGTGGCAAGGCTGATCCCAAGCTCGCCAACCAGATCCTCAGTCAGAAACTCAAGGGCTGA
- a CDS encoding FecR domain-containing protein translates to MSFFRQIVAFSSCLTITLVGTAPVIASSEKATIQEILDGDQLFIDDQKASVDETAQSPQVISTGLSRGQIAFSGGAVGRINRQSLVKLGSSCFLLNKGQILISGRQDGCTASSRLSVRGTNYVLKVSDDGSTDLAVLEGSVEVTDNSGKQEAVTVEAGQRLRLSPAGVVIGLLQLAAGDYQRILDGPLFIGYTAPLPGLANLRRYLNLNVPGLRIPSVPGSQIRITPNLPSVPSPVRFF, encoded by the coding sequence ATGAGCTTCTTCCGCCAGATCGTCGCATTCAGTTCCTGCCTGACCATCACACTGGTTGGCACTGCTCCGGTTATTGCCAGCTCCGAAAAGGCCACCATTCAAGAAATCCTGGATGGAGATCAACTTTTCATCGACGATCAAAAAGCCAGCGTCGATGAAACAGCCCAGTCGCCGCAGGTCATCAGCACTGGGCTGAGCCGCGGCCAGATTGCCTTCAGCGGTGGAGCTGTCGGTCGAATCAATCGCCAATCCCTGGTGAAGCTCGGGAGCAGTTGTTTTCTTCTGAACAAGGGCCAGATTCTGATCTCAGGCCGTCAGGACGGCTGTACAGCCTCAAGTCGATTGAGCGTTCGCGGCACCAATTACGTTCTGAAAGTTAGTGATGACGGCAGTACAGATCTGGCTGTCCTGGAAGGCTCTGTTGAAGTCACGGATAACAGCGGGAAGCAGGAGGCCGTCACCGTTGAAGCAGGCCAACGCCTTCGACTCAGCCCTGCGGGAGTGGTGATCGGACTGCTGCAACTGGCGGCCGGCGACTACCAGAGGATTCTTGATGGTCCCCTTTTCATCGGCTACACAGCCCCATTGCCGGGATTAGCGAATCTCAGGCGTTATCTGAATCTGAATGTGCCTGGTTTGCGCATCCCCAGCGTGCCGGGAAGCCAGATCCGAATCACACCCAACCTGCCGAGCGTGCCCAGCCCGGTTCGTTTCTTCTGA
- the ndk gene encoding nucleoside-diphosphate kinase: MATERTFIAIKPDGVQRGLVGEILGRFESKGFKLVGLKQITPSRDLAEQHYGVHKERPFFAGLVDFITSGPVVAMVWEGDGVIASARKLIGATKPLEAEPGTIRGDLAVNIGRNVIHGSDAAETAQFEIGLWFQPSELNEWSPSDQSWRVEA, translated from the coding sequence ATGGCCACCGAACGCACGTTCATCGCCATTAAGCCCGATGGTGTCCAACGCGGACTGGTGGGTGAAATCCTCGGACGCTTCGAGAGCAAGGGTTTCAAGTTGGTTGGCTTGAAGCAGATCACCCCAAGCCGCGATCTGGCTGAGCAGCACTACGGAGTGCATAAGGAGCGTCCCTTCTTTGCCGGCCTGGTTGATTTCATCACTTCAGGTCCTGTGGTGGCCATGGTTTGGGAAGGCGATGGCGTGATCGCCAGTGCTCGCAAGCTCATTGGTGCGACAAAGCCTTTAGAAGCCGAGCCAGGCACCATCCGTGGGGACCTTGCCGTGAACATCGGCAGAAATGTGATTCACGGTTCTGATGCAGCTGAAACGGCTCAATTTGAAATCGGTCTGTGGTTCCAACCTTCCGAGCTCAATGAATGGTCCCCGTCCGACCAGAGTTGGCGTGTTGAGGCTTGA
- the thiO gene encoding glycine oxidase ThiO, giving the protein MTASDSSAPEPVLILGGGLMGLAVAHQLARRGIPVTVLSRRRSEAAGFVAAGMLAPHAEGLEGALLQLGQLSLSRIPSWVAQIEADSGLPCGLRSTGIVVPFHSENERDAYPTAPFGEPLNREQLVQELPGINSAWSAGLLFAQDGQIDNRRQLMRALESACVDRGVQFQEGVEVLELFTANDHLSGVRTRDSEGREATLRCERAVLCSGAWSGQLLAQLPVFPVKGQMLSLQSPRGALRRVIFGPGIYLVPREDGLVVVGATSERNASFREGLTPQGQTTLKQGIAALLPEAENWPPMERWWGFRPCTPDESPLLGNSPIPGLLLACGHHRNGVLMAGATSELIADLVAESQPKKDLAKLLPNFRWDRFTSPN; this is encoded by the coding sequence ATGACCGCCTCAGACAGCTCAGCCCCTGAACCGGTGCTCATCCTTGGTGGAGGCCTGATGGGACTGGCCGTCGCCCATCAACTGGCACGCCGTGGAATCCCAGTGACGGTGCTGAGCAGACGCCGCAGCGAAGCAGCAGGTTTCGTTGCTGCCGGGATGCTGGCGCCCCATGCCGAAGGCCTCGAAGGAGCACTGCTGCAGCTCGGCCAACTCAGTCTGAGCCGCATACCCAGCTGGGTCGCCCAGATTGAGGCCGACAGTGGTCTTCCATGCGGGCTTCGTTCCACAGGGATCGTGGTGCCCTTCCACAGCGAGAACGAACGAGACGCTTACCCGACAGCGCCATTCGGCGAGCCCCTGAACCGTGAACAGCTGGTGCAGGAACTACCAGGCATCAACTCAGCCTGGAGCGCTGGATTGTTGTTCGCCCAGGACGGCCAGATCGACAACAGACGTCAGCTCATGCGAGCTCTGGAGAGCGCCTGCGTGGATCGCGGTGTGCAGTTCCAGGAGGGAGTTGAGGTGTTGGAACTGTTCACGGCCAATGATCATCTGAGCGGAGTGCGAACGAGGGATTCGGAGGGAAGGGAAGCAACCCTTCGCTGCGAACGGGCTGTGCTCTGCAGCGGTGCCTGGAGCGGACAGTTGTTGGCACAGCTGCCGGTGTTCCCGGTGAAAGGTCAGATGCTGTCGCTGCAGAGTCCGCGTGGTGCCCTCCGGCGTGTGATCTTCGGCCCGGGGATTTATCTCGTGCCGCGCGAGGATGGGCTGGTGGTGGTCGGCGCCACCAGCGAACGCAATGCCAGCTTCAGAGAAGGACTCACTCCACAAGGGCAAACCACCCTTAAGCAAGGAATTGCCGCCCTGTTACCCGAAGCTGAGAACTGGCCTCCCATGGAACGCTGGTGGGGGTTCCGTCCCTGCACACCTGATGAAAGTCCGCTGCTGGGCAACAGTCCGATTCCAGGGCTTCTGCTGGCCTGCGGCCACCATCGCAACGGCGTTCTCATGGCTGGTGCCACTTCAGAACTGATCGCCGATCTTGTCGCCGAGAGTCAACCGAAGAAGGATCTTGCAAAACTTCTACCGAACTTTCGATGGGATCGATTCACATCACCCAACTGA
- a CDS encoding adenylate/guanylate cyclase domain-containing protein, with translation MTTISGTARRGIAITLFGLLCGGLSGWPPTLWRSWSKDISDQITLWAGPSSPPAGVVVIAVDDASLQQARWVLEDADSAPWSEGLDRWPWPRATYGQLIERVIAAGSRGVAINVLFAGPSMYGPEDDARFAQTLKRHGSAVALAAEMMEPVDRQGAGGLSLEPPASTLLDALGGLHHLGLTNMLNAEDGSIGPHPEAYGRRVLRPYGFQLQQSLPSALLKIAGLEPPLDQADRSLRLYGPEGTITRLSAWEVLDPERWHNHPLRPMLHDSLVLIGPTLEDNQSGQSTPFGTLSGVELLATATANDLDGSGLRQWPQHPWQKALLSAACSWLIAYLATRRLTLRWRLASCSLGLIGLLLISISTLVQRQTVLPLLAPSAGVVGLAAALAVSTFWREEQERRRLRQTFERYVSPSVVQEILKDRDSAEGILRGKTLNVTVLFSDLEGFTALTRERSQQGRSEELIHQLNLYLGRMVEVITLHGGTVDKFIGDCVMAVFGSPVSRGTEMEARQAVRCAGAMREALEQLNQDWTERGLDPLSCGIGLASGEAVVGQIGSPQRMDFTVIGDTVNLASRLESLTRKLRTPILMDEQTALLAGTEIATDHLGEQAIKGMDRCQVYRPRLSP, from the coding sequence ATGACAACCATCTCCGGCACGGCCAGAAGAGGCATCGCGATCACACTATTCGGCCTGCTCTGCGGTGGCCTCAGCGGCTGGCCACCCACTCTGTGGCGCAGCTGGTCAAAAGACATCAGTGATCAGATCACACTGTGGGCAGGCCCCAGCAGTCCTCCAGCAGGGGTGGTGGTCATCGCCGTGGATGATGCTTCTTTGCAGCAGGCACGCTGGGTTCTGGAGGATGCGGACTCCGCCCCCTGGAGTGAAGGGCTGGACCGCTGGCCATGGCCAAGAGCGACCTACGGACAGTTGATTGAACGGGTCATCGCCGCTGGCAGTCGTGGTGTGGCGATCAATGTGCTGTTTGCGGGGCCAAGCATGTATGGCCCTGAGGATGATGCCCGCTTCGCGCAAACGCTGAAACGACACGGTTCCGCCGTGGCTCTGGCCGCCGAGATGATGGAACCGGTTGATCGCCAGGGGGCTGGTGGTCTTTCCCTCGAACCCCCCGCATCAACCTTGCTGGATGCCCTTGGCGGCCTGCACCATCTGGGCCTCACCAACATGCTCAACGCCGAAGACGGCAGCATCGGGCCACATCCAGAAGCCTATGGACGACGAGTGCTGCGGCCCTACGGCTTCCAGCTGCAGCAATCCCTCCCCTCCGCTCTGCTGAAGATCGCCGGGCTCGAGCCACCGCTGGATCAGGCGGATCGTTCACTGCGGCTGTATGGCCCGGAGGGAACCATCACCCGACTATCAGCCTGGGAGGTTCTCGACCCAGAGCGCTGGCACAATCACCCGCTGCGACCCATGCTCCATGACAGCCTGGTGCTGATCGGTCCAACCCTGGAAGACAACCAGAGCGGCCAGTCCACTCCCTTTGGCACCCTGTCGGGAGTCGAACTCCTAGCAACAGCAACCGCCAACGACCTCGATGGCAGCGGCCTGCGGCAATGGCCTCAGCATCCCTGGCAGAAAGCTCTGTTGAGCGCTGCCTGCAGTTGGCTGATTGCCTATCTGGCCACGCGGCGACTGACCCTGCGCTGGCGGCTGGCCAGCTGCTCACTCGGCCTGATCGGACTCCTGCTGATCAGCATCAGCACGCTGGTGCAACGCCAGACCGTTCTGCCTTTACTGGCACCAAGCGCCGGGGTTGTTGGCCTGGCTGCGGCACTCGCCGTCAGCACGTTCTGGCGTGAGGAGCAGGAGCGCCGACGGCTCCGCCAGACCTTTGAGCGCTATGTATCCCCGAGCGTCGTCCAGGAAATCCTCAAGGACCGCGACAGCGCCGAAGGCATTCTCAGGGGCAAGACCCTCAACGTGACAGTCCTGTTCAGTGACCTTGAGGGTTTCACGGCTCTGACACGGGAACGTTCCCAGCAAGGTCGCAGCGAAGAACTGATCCACCAACTGAATCTCTACCTGGGCCGGATGGTGGAGGTAATCACCCTGCATGGAGGCACGGTCGACAAGTTCATCGGCGATTGCGTCATGGCCGTATTTGGCTCACCCGTTAGTCGGGGGACTGAGATGGAAGCCAGGCAGGCCGTTCGGTGTGCCGGGGCCATGCGCGAAGCCCTTGAACAGCTGAATCAGGATTGGACCGAGAGAGGCCTTGATCCGCTCAGCTGTGGAATCGGTCTGGCCAGCGGGGAAGCGGTGGTTGGCCAGATCGGCAGTCCACAACGCATGGACTTCACCGTGATCGGTGACACGGTCAATCTGGCCAGCCGCCTGGAATCACTGACCAGAAAGCTCAGGACGCCAATCCTGATGGACGAGCAAACCGCACTGCTTGCTGGAACTGAGATCGCCACGGACCATCTCGGTGAACAGGCGATCAAGGGAATGGATCGCTGCCAGGTCTATCGACCCAGGCTCAGCCCTTGA
- the coaE gene encoding dephospho-CoA kinase (Dephospho-CoA kinase (CoaE) performs the final step in coenzyme A biosynthesis.), protein MSATSRWQGAQHRIGLTGGIASGKSSVARYLKDLGIAVLDADLYSHEALKPGTQASEAVLSRYGRQVEAAPDCDIKPSADQRNINRRELGRIVFNNQEERRWLEQIIHPVVRARFELELAKHPETSTIVLMIPLLFEADLTELVSEVWLVHCLPTQQLERLKQRDGLSTAEAKARMEAQWPLSQKCAKADLVLDNRSASICWERQIKARLSVINSGQR, encoded by the coding sequence GTGAGTGCAACATCCCGCTGGCAAGGAGCGCAGCACCGCATCGGTCTCACCGGTGGGATTGCCAGCGGCAAAAGCAGTGTCGCCCGCTATCTGAAAGATCTTGGGATCGCGGTTCTGGATGCAGATCTCTACTCCCATGAAGCGCTTAAGCCTGGAACTCAGGCCTCGGAGGCAGTGCTGAGCCGTTATGGACGACAGGTTGAAGCTGCACCTGATTGCGACATCAAGCCGAGCGCAGATCAACGCAACATCAATCGCCGCGAGCTGGGCAGGATCGTCTTCAACAACCAAGAAGAGAGACGATGGCTCGAGCAGATCATCCATCCAGTGGTCCGTGCGCGCTTCGAACTTGAACTGGCGAAGCATCCAGAAACTTCAACCATCGTGTTGATGATTCCACTTCTGTTTGAAGCGGATCTCACCGAGCTCGTCTCCGAGGTCTGGTTGGTTCACTGCCTGCCGACACAGCAGCTTGAGCGGCTGAAGCAGCGCGACGGTCTGAGTACGGCCGAAGCGAAAGCAAGAATGGAAGCCCAATGGCCGTTGAGCCAGAAATGCGCAAAGGCCGACCTGGTGCTGGATAACCGCTCAGCATCGATCTGCTGGGAAAGACAGATCAAGGCAAGGCTTTCAGTCATCAATAGCGGGCAACGCTGA